A section of the Petrimonas sulfuriphila genome encodes:
- a CDS encoding enoyl-ACP reductase, which translates to MNHNLLKGKRGIIFGALNDQSIAWKVAERAVEEGATITLSNTPVAVRMGDTNKLGEKLNAEILPADATNVEDLEMVFAKSVEILGGKIDFVLHSIGMSPNVRKKRTYDDLDYDLLNKTLDISAISFHKMLQVARKLDAIQRGGSILALTYVAAQRVFYGYNDMADAKALLESITRSFGYIYGRDKGVRVNTISQSPTMTTAGSGVKGMTDLMDFSERMAPIGNADADDCADYCVVMFSDLTRKVTMQNLYNDGGFSSMGMSLRAMKQYSNGLDENTTLSDSES; encoded by the coding sequence TCCATCGCTTGGAAAGTGGCCGAACGAGCCGTTGAAGAAGGGGCAACCATCACATTGTCGAATACTCCTGTTGCCGTGCGGATGGGAGACACAAACAAACTGGGCGAAAAGCTCAATGCCGAGATTCTTCCTGCCGATGCTACCAACGTAGAAGACCTGGAAATGGTTTTTGCTAAATCGGTAGAGATACTGGGCGGAAAAATTGATTTTGTACTTCACTCCATAGGCATGTCGCCCAATGTGCGTAAAAAGCGCACGTATGACGACCTCGATTACGATTTACTGAACAAGACACTGGATATTTCAGCCATCTCCTTCCATAAGATGTTGCAGGTAGCCCGCAAGCTGGATGCTATTCAGCGGGGAGGTTCCATCCTTGCTCTCACTTACGTTGCCGCACAGCGCGTATTTTACGGCTACAACGATATGGCGGATGCCAAAGCGTTGCTGGAATCGATAACGCGGAGTTTTGGCTATATTTACGGCCGCGACAAAGGGGTTCGGGTGAACACCATTTCACAATCGCCGACCATGACCACTGCCGGAAGTGGAGTAAAAGGGATGACCGACCTGATGGATTTCTCCGAAAGAATGGCTCCCATCGGAAATGCCGACGCGGACGATTGTGCCGATTACTGTGTAGTGATGTTTTCCGACCTCACCCGCAAGGTAACCATGCAAAACCTGTACAACGACGGAGGATTCTCCAGCATGGGGATGAGCCTCAGGGCAATGAAACAGTACAGCAATGGCCTTGATGAAAACACGACGCTTTCAGACAGTGAAAGTTGA
- a CDS encoding threonylcarbamoyl-AMP synthase yields the protein MLLKIYNENPNPREIEKVVSALRDGGIVVYPTDTLYGMGCDALNVRAVEKICDLKGINPQKSNLSIICNDLSAISEYARVDTPTFKLMKRNLPGPFTFILPTTSSLPKIYKNKKTVGIRIPDNPVIREIARMLGNPVLSTSVKDEGEEIEYTTDPDLIHEKWSDIVDIVIDGGFGGIEPSTVVDCTSDEPVIVRQGKGVLNL from the coding sequence ATGCTACTGAAGATATACAATGAGAATCCCAATCCGAGAGAGATTGAGAAGGTAGTTTCGGCCCTGAGGGACGGCGGCATCGTGGTCTACCCTACCGATACGCTTTACGGGATGGGTTGCGATGCGCTGAACGTGCGTGCCGTAGAAAAAATCTGTGACCTGAAAGGGATCAATCCGCAGAAAAGCAACCTCTCCATCATCTGTAACGACCTGAGCGCCATCAGTGAATACGCCCGGGTAGATACGCCCACATTCAAGCTGATGAAGCGAAACCTGCCGGGACCTTTCACCTTTATCCTACCCACCACATCGTCACTGCCTAAGATCTACAAAAACAAGAAAACAGTAGGGATCCGTATACCCGATAATCCGGTAATCCGCGAAATTGCCCGGATGCTCGGAAACCCTGTCCTCAGCACCTCGGTAAAGGACGAAGGAGAGGAGATCGAATACACTACCGATCCCGACCTTATCCACGAGAAATGGAGCGACATTGTCGATATCGTTATTGATGGCGGATTTGGTGGGATTGAACCCTCTACCGTAGTGGACTGCACTTCCGATGAGCCGGTGATCGTGCGTCAGGGAAAAGGAGTGTTAAATCTTTAA
- a CDS encoding Txe/YoeB family addiction module toxin, whose amino-acid sequence MENKEYEIEYTEQFYADVEAHKKSGQKAILIKINSLINELRKHPTTGTGKPEPLQGDRLGQWSRRITSKHRLIYEIKESEITVLVLSGLGHYGDK is encoded by the coding sequence ATGGAGAATAAAGAATACGAGATAGAGTACACAGAGCAATTTTATGCGGATGTGGAAGCTCATAAAAAATCCGGCCAAAAAGCTATTCTTATTAAGATAAATTCTCTTATTAACGAGCTGCGTAAGCATCCAACGACCGGAACCGGGAAGCCTGAACCTTTACAGGGCGACCGTCTGGGCCAATGGTCACGCCGAATAACCTCGAAGCATCGATTAATTTATGAAATTAAGGAGTCTGAAATAACAGTATTGGTTCTTTCCGGATTGGGCCATTACGGTGACAAATAA
- the dusB gene encoding tRNA dihydrouridine synthase DusB: MKIGNIAFTSRYPVFLAPMEDVTDIGFRLLCKQFGADMVYTEFVSSDALIRHVRKTKEKLTICEEERPVAIQIYGNDPDSMVEAAKICEEANPDAIDINFGCPAKKVAGRGAGSGMMKTPGLMLEITEKVVKAVGLPVTVKTRLGWDENSRIIVTLAEQLQDCGIAALTIHGRTRSQKYTGEADWTLIGEVKNNPRMHIPIIGNGDLVTPQDCKRRFDETGVDAVMIGRASYGQPWIFSDVKHFLETGELAPKQSFSWYLDVLKQQVMQSVQRLDERRGILHIRRHLAGTPIFKGIPDFKPTRIALLRANTVEELFAVMDEIPEKFGIR; the protein is encoded by the coding sequence ATGAAAATAGGAAACATAGCATTTACATCGCGGTATCCCGTTTTTCTGGCACCGATGGAGGATGTTACCGATATTGGTTTTCGGTTGCTGTGCAAGCAGTTCGGAGCAGATATGGTATATACCGAGTTTGTGTCGAGCGACGCACTTATCCGCCACGTGAGGAAAACCAAGGAAAAGCTTACGATCTGTGAGGAAGAGCGTCCCGTAGCTATACAGATTTACGGAAACGATCCCGATTCGATGGTTGAGGCTGCAAAGATCTGCGAGGAGGCAAACCCAGATGCCATCGATATCAACTTCGGATGTCCGGCCAAGAAGGTGGCCGGGAGAGGCGCCGGTTCGGGAATGATGAAAACACCCGGTTTGATGCTTGAGATCACAGAAAAGGTGGTGAAGGCTGTCGGCCTGCCCGTGACTGTGAAGACCCGGTTAGGGTGGGACGAGAACTCCAGAATCATTGTTACGCTGGCAGAGCAGCTGCAGGATTGCGGAATTGCCGCACTCACCATTCACGGAAGGACACGCTCTCAAAAATATACCGGAGAGGCCGACTGGACCCTTATCGGCGAGGTTAAAAACAATCCCCGTATGCACATTCCCATCATAGGAAACGGTGATCTGGTAACGCCGCAGGACTGTAAACGCCGTTTCGACGAAACCGGCGTGGATGCGGTGATGATCGGGCGGGCGAGTTACGGGCAGCCGTGGATCTTCAGTGATGTAAAGCATTTTCTCGAAACGGGGGAGCTGGCTCCTAAACAATCTTTTTCCTGGTACCTCGATGTGTTGAAGCAACAGGTAATGCAGAGTGTGCAGCGACTGGATGAGCGGCGTGGTATTCTCCATATCCGCCGCCATCTGGCAGGAACCCCCATCTTTAAGGGTATCCCCGATTTTAAACCCACCCGCATAGCGCTGCTCCGGGCGAATACCGTGGAGGAGTTGTTTGCCGTGATGGATGAAATTCCTGAAAAGTTCGGGATACGTTAA
- a CDS encoding alpha-L-fucosidase, which translates to MKQKLIFFLLFAASLVNAQQKPSQRWIDQKFSMFIHFGLYSVYGGVYNGEPVRRGYSEQIQSFAGIFSDWYASTAQEFNPVKWDPDEIVKLAKDAGMRSIVFTSKHHDGFCMYHSRHTDFNIVDATPYKRDLMKELAEACRRGGIDFSVYYSLIDWNFPQAYPISSHNADPLTEEHYRFNLNQVEEIMTNYGDISEIWFDMGSLTLSQSQGLYELVSRLQPQCMISGRLGNDWVDFAVMADNEYPDYKLGVPWQTAASIFPETWGYRSWQERGEVQPKVEEKIASLVKVISRGGNYLLNIGPRGDGSVVEFERDVLLGIGKWIKVNAEAIYGTNANPFDQPFAWGSITTKGNDLFAFVENIPVSFSIRLSGFSGKVSEVRLLASDESCRFSQKGNSVVINLPQRISGEFIPVLKIRFENGFKVVPSTVVTGNVLSPQNATPVFGHSSLNYYGGYKSLIGYGWRVSSGKRAGSPELVYTDNERGRRLHIEIDGKTQAVVLNGGSPRIEKLKKNTVKWGSLYRKPGRGVFGYVEEEGMAVVNVRAEDSGWEPVSHFRYGEPYSEKIPPRQSMLFLQEIESEKDQSIAVEVGSGNGVYMLLNGAYLTAHLSPWRVKFGKEIVLLPLQKGLNQLIIKHYNGYESDLSYSLQPLEEWSIYSQQLPVTRINQSVSIRAADAESKVAPLRMNNLRIIK; encoded by the coding sequence ATGAAGCAGAAACTCATTTTTTTCCTTTTGTTTGCCGCAAGCCTGGTGAATGCGCAACAAAAACCGTCGCAACGGTGGATCGACCAAAAATTTTCGATGTTTATTCACTTCGGATTGTATTCCGTTTACGGTGGAGTTTACAACGGAGAGCCTGTTCGGCGCGGCTACAGCGAACAGATCCAGTCGTTTGCCGGGATTTTCAGCGACTGGTACGCGAGTACCGCTCAGGAATTTAACCCGGTAAAATGGGATCCCGATGAAATAGTGAAGCTCGCCAAGGATGCCGGAATGCGCTCCATTGTTTTTACATCCAAGCATCACGACGGGTTTTGCATGTACCACTCCCGGCATACCGATTTTAATATTGTGGATGCCACGCCTTACAAGCGCGATTTGATGAAAGAGCTGGCAGAAGCCTGCCGCCGCGGAGGAATCGATTTTTCGGTTTATTATTCCCTTATCGACTGGAACTTTCCGCAAGCTTATCCTATCTCGAGCCACAATGCGGACCCGCTCACGGAAGAACACTACCGGTTCAACCTGAACCAGGTGGAGGAGATCATGACAAACTACGGCGATATTTCGGAAATCTGGTTCGATATGGGCTCACTCACGCTTTCGCAAAGCCAAGGATTGTACGAGTTGGTCAGCCGCCTGCAGCCGCAGTGTATGATCAGCGGACGGTTGGGCAACGATTGGGTGGATTTTGCCGTGATGGCTGATAACGAATATCCCGATTATAAGCTCGGCGTGCCGTGGCAGACCGCCGCCTCCATCTTCCCCGAAACGTGGGGCTACCGCTCGTGGCAGGAGCGAGGAGAGGTTCAGCCGAAAGTGGAAGAGAAGATCGCCAGCCTAGTAAAGGTGATCAGTCGTGGCGGGAATTACCTGCTCAATATCGGCCCCAGAGGTGACGGATCGGTAGTGGAGTTTGAGCGCGATGTGCTGCTCGGTATCGGTAAATGGATAAAAGTGAATGCCGAAGCCATTTACGGTACGAACGCCAACCCGTTCGACCAGCCATTCGCCTGGGGCAGCATAACCACGAAGGGCAACGACCTGTTTGCTTTCGTGGAAAATATTCCTGTGTCGTTCAGCATACGTTTGTCGGGCTTTTCCGGAAAGGTGAGTGAGGTACGCCTGCTGGCGTCGGACGAATCCTGCCGGTTTTCCCAAAAAGGAAACTCGGTTGTGATCAATTTGCCACAAAGGATCTCCGGGGAATTTATCCCTGTTTTAAAGATCCGGTTTGAAAACGGATTTAAAGTTGTCCCTTCAACCGTTGTAACCGGTAATGTGCTTTCGCCACAAAACGCCACACCCGTATTCGGCCATTCCAGCTTAAACTATTACGGTGGATATAAGAGCCTGATCGGGTACGGCTGGAGGGTGTCCTCAGGCAAAAGAGCGGGGAGCCCGGAGCTTGTGTATACGGACAATGAACGGGGGCGTCGTCTCCATATCGAGATCGACGGAAAGACACAAGCCGTTGTGCTTAACGGCGGCAGCCCCAGGATCGAAAAGCTGAAAAAGAACACGGTGAAGTGGGGCAGTTTATACAGAAAACCCGGACGCGGCGTGTTTGGATATGTGGAAGAGGAGGGTATGGCTGTCGTGAATGTCCGTGCGGAGGATTCGGGATGGGAACCCGTCAGTCATTTCCGGTACGGTGAGCCCTACTCCGAAAAAATTCCGCCGCGTCAAAGCATGTTGTTCCTGCAAGAGATTGAATCAGAAAAAGATCAGTCCATAGCGGTGGAGGTAGGCAGTGGAAACGGGGTATATATGTTGCTCAACGGAGCATACCTCACTGCCCATTTATCTCCCTGGCGCGTAAAATTCGGGAAGGAGATTGTCCTTCTTCCCCTCCAGAAAGGCCTGAATCAATTGATTATAAAACACTATAACGGATACGAGAGTGACCTGAGTTACAGTTTGCAACCTCTCGAAGAATGGTCGATCTACTCCCAACAACTTCCGGTAACACGGATAAATCAATCGGTTTCCATACGTGCTGCGGATGCGGAGTCGAAAGTGGCACCGTTGAGGATGAACAATTTAAGGATTATAAAATGA
- a CDS encoding ABC transporter permease — MNTLSLVIQREYLTRVRKRSFILMTLLMPLLMVALSFVPLWLSTLNDGVVKNIAVIDNTGIYAPLLKSTDLYRFQIINDAQQGEYQSKIGKDLFAILQITEDLSRNSQAVTILSEKQTPQELRTMVESALNEKVMEQRLDDLSRQGNVNAEAISEVRSIIEAGSDISVKTMKWGDDGTVSESSTEIATIIGMVFTILIYMFILMYGNMVMQAVLEEKKSRVVEVMVSSVKPVNLLVGKITGIGLVGITQLIIWGVLTGVLFTSLSLFIASPQQAPGAVPAEMSSFDTEGIMKAVLSVNWFEIIVYFLLFFVGGYILYASIFAMFASAVDSEEDTSQFMMPVTLIIMFAFFAGFYSVGNPDGPLAFWGSLIPFTSPIVMMVRLPFGIPLWEKLLSLVLLYGTFILISFFAAKIYRVGILMYGKKPSVKEMIKWVKYK; from the coding sequence ATGAATACCTTATCATTAGTTATACAACGCGAATACCTTACCCGGGTAAGGAAAAGATCGTTTATCCTCATGACGCTGCTGATGCCGTTGCTGATGGTGGCGCTGTCATTTGTGCCCCTGTGGCTCTCCACCCTGAACGACGGTGTGGTGAAAAACATTGCCGTCATCGACAATACCGGCATCTATGCGCCGTTATTGAAATCCACCGACCTCTACCGGTTTCAAATCATCAACGATGCGCAGCAAGGCGAGTACCAATCTAAAATAGGAAAAGACCTGTTTGCCATCCTGCAGATTACCGAAGACTTGAGCAGGAATAGCCAGGCGGTGACCATATTATCTGAAAAGCAGACGCCGCAGGAACTGCGTACGATGGTTGAAAGTGCACTGAACGAAAAGGTTATGGAACAGCGGCTGGACGATTTGTCTCGGCAGGGCAACGTAAACGCGGAAGCCATCTCGGAGGTCCGTTCCATCATTGAAGCCGGTTCAGACATTTCCGTGAAAACGATGAAATGGGGAGACGACGGGACAGTGTCGGAATCATCCACCGAGATTGCCACCATTATCGGAATGGTATTTACCATTCTTATCTACATGTTTATCCTGATGTACGGAAACATGGTGATGCAGGCTGTTCTGGAAGAGAAGAAAAGTCGTGTGGTGGAGGTGATGGTTTCGTCGGTGAAGCCTGTCAACCTGTTGGTCGGAAAAATTACCGGGATCGGTTTGGTGGGGATTACCCAGCTCATTATCTGGGGAGTGCTGACCGGGGTGTTGTTTACCTCGCTCTCCCTGTTTATTGCTTCACCACAACAAGCCCCGGGGGCTGTGCCGGCCGAGATGAGCAGCTTCGACACGGAGGGAATCATGAAAGCCGTATTGAGTGTCAACTGGTTTGAGATTATTGTTTACTTTTTGCTTTTCTTCGTAGGGGGATACATCCTGTATGCTTCCATTTTCGCAATGTTTGCTTCGGCAGTCGACAGCGAAGAAGATACATCGCAGTTCATGATGCCCGTAACCCTGATCATCATGTTTGCCTTTTTTGCCGGATTTTACAGTGTGGGCAATCCCGACGGGCCGTTGGCATTCTGGGGTTCCTTGATTCCGTTTACATCACCCATTGTGATGATGGTGCGACTGCCGTTCGGGATTCCGCTGTGGGAGAAACTGCTTTCGCTGGTGCTGCTTTACGGAACGTTTATCCTTATCTCCTTCTTTGCCGCTAAGATCTACCGAGTGGGGATCCTGATGTACGGCAAGAAACCATCGGTGAAAGAGATGATAAAGTGGGTGAAGTACAAGTGA
- a CDS encoding ATP-binding cassette domain-containing protein yields the protein MMYLETTNVVKQYANHLALNKVSIRVPKGTVFGLLGPNGAGKTTLIRIITRITAPDSGEVLINGRPSKSDDVFNIGYLPEERGLYKKMKVGEQAMYLAQLRGLSKADAHRELMVWFRRFDIANWYNRKVEELSKGMQQKVQFISTVIHNPDLLIFDEPFSGFDPVNAEMIKNEMLRLKAEGKTIILSTHNMESVEALCDNIALIHRSQVVLQGKVFDIRREHRTNIFRFRLRDSDFSFEHPSFTLVSKEPYHEFTDIRVRKQPEVATNELAKLIFDKFDVVAYDEEIPTMNDVFIETVSS from the coding sequence ATAATGTATTTAGAAACCACCAACGTTGTAAAACAATATGCCAACCATTTGGCGCTGAACAAAGTCAGCATCCGGGTTCCCAAGGGGACAGTTTTCGGGCTGCTAGGACCGAACGGAGCGGGGAAAACCACCCTTATCCGCATCATCACGCGTATCACTGCACCCGACAGCGGTGAGGTGCTTATCAACGGACGCCCGTCGAAGAGCGATGACGTCTTCAATATCGGATACCTGCCCGAAGAGCGTGGATTATACAAAAAAATGAAAGTAGGCGAGCAGGCCATGTACCTGGCTCAACTGCGCGGATTATCGAAAGCCGACGCACATCGCGAGCTGATGGTTTGGTTCAGGCGGTTCGATATCGCGAATTGGTACAACCGCAAGGTGGAAGAATTATCGAAAGGAATGCAGCAGAAAGTGCAGTTTATTTCCACCGTCATCCACAACCCCGACCTGCTGATCTTCGATGAACCGTTCAGCGGCTTCGACCCGGTAAACGCCGAGATGATAAAAAACGAAATGCTTCGCCTGAAGGCCGAAGGGAAGACCATTATTCTCTCCACGCACAACATGGAGTCGGTGGAAGCGTTGTGCGACAATATCGCGCTTATTCACCGGTCGCAGGTCGTCTTGCAGGGAAAGGTCTTCGATATCCGGCGGGAACACCGGACCAACATTTTTCGTTTTCGCCTTCGTGACAGCGACTTCTCGTTTGAACATCCCTCCTTCACGCTGGTCTCAAAAGAGCCCTACCACGAATTTACCGATATCCGGGTCAGGAAACAACCCGAAGTCGCCACTAATGAACTGGCGAAACTTATTTTCGATAAATTCGATGTTGTGGCATACGACGAGGAAATACCTACGATGAATGATGTTTTCATTGAAACCGTATCAAGCTAA
- the dnaG gene encoding DNA primase: MIDSQTIERIQDTAQIVDVVSDFVTLRRRGVNFVGLCPFHDDRTPSFYVSPAKNICKCFACGEGGSSVHFIMKHEQLSYYEALKFLAKKYNIEVVEKELTSEEKQAQSDRDSMFILNEFARDYFVKKLHDDPEGKAIGLSYFKERGFRDDIIKKFQLGYSLEQRDAFSSEAQRAGYRSDYLLKTGLSAGGENNSPLIDRFRGRVIFPVHTLSGKVVAFGGRILKKAENTGKYVNSPESEIYSKSRELYGIFFSKSAIVKADKCFLVEGYTDVLSMHQAGIENVVASSGTALTHGQIRMIHRFSENITVLYDGDAAGIKAALRGIDLLLEDGMNVRVVLLPEGEDPDSFARKQSAEEFNRFIEEHEQDFIRFKTHLLLDEVGDDPIKKAGLITNIVQSIALIPDNIKRSVYIQDTATLLNTREDVVIAAVNKIRIRNYEKKKEQHEKEESREAAVGTASLPGDTADNGSRKILTARNPYEKPERELIRYIIRYGTLPIFVRYEKEKQKVEDEEIEVEVTIEDGPSVIEVIRFDLMRDKFIFSSEAFFSNTLYRAIFDEACGKVSDESFVCDRYFLTHHDPGISKLATDLISDKYQLSKIHAKSIGESEDEKSSRLRERNSLDKLVIRATTELKNAHVMQRINEVKKNIETADAQQQMELMNELRQLQDLKKVLAKNLGERIILRY; this comes from the coding sequence ATGATAGATTCGCAAACCATAGAACGGATTCAGGACACGGCTCAGATCGTTGATGTGGTGTCTGATTTTGTCACGCTTCGCCGGAGGGGTGTTAACTTTGTGGGGCTGTGTCCGTTTCACGACGACCGGACCCCGTCGTTTTATGTGTCGCCCGCCAAAAACATCTGCAAATGTTTCGCTTGTGGTGAAGGCGGTTCTTCTGTGCATTTTATCATGAAGCACGAGCAGCTTTCCTATTACGAAGCACTGAAATTCCTGGCAAAAAAATACAACATTGAAGTTGTTGAAAAAGAGCTGACCAGCGAGGAAAAGCAAGCCCAGAGCGATCGCGACAGCATGTTCATCCTGAATGAGTTCGCGCGTGATTATTTTGTGAAAAAGCTTCACGACGACCCGGAGGGGAAAGCCATAGGGTTGAGTTATTTCAAAGAGCGCGGATTTCGGGACGACATAATCAAAAAATTTCAGCTAGGTTACAGCCTCGAGCAGCGCGATGCGTTTTCCTCGGAAGCGCAAAGGGCCGGTTACAGAAGCGACTATTTGCTAAAAACCGGACTTTCCGCCGGAGGTGAAAATAACAGCCCGCTGATCGACCGATTCCGGGGAAGGGTCATTTTTCCCGTGCATACGTTATCGGGGAAAGTAGTGGCCTTTGGCGGCCGTATTCTCAAAAAGGCTGAGAACACAGGAAAGTACGTAAATTCGCCGGAAAGTGAGATCTACTCCAAAAGTAGGGAGCTTTATGGGATCTTTTTCTCTAAAAGTGCCATTGTTAAAGCCGATAAGTGTTTTTTGGTTGAAGGTTATACCGATGTGTTGTCGATGCACCAGGCAGGTATTGAGAACGTGGTTGCATCGTCGGGAACAGCGCTTACGCACGGACAGATACGGATGATTCACCGCTTTTCCGAAAACATCACGGTCCTGTACGACGGCGATGCAGCCGGTATTAAAGCTGCCCTGCGCGGTATCGACCTACTGTTGGAAGACGGAATGAACGTAAGGGTAGTGCTGCTGCCCGAAGGTGAAGATCCCGATTCGTTCGCCCGCAAGCAGAGTGCTGAAGAGTTCAACCGGTTTATCGAAGAGCATGAGCAGGACTTTATCCGCTTTAAAACCCACTTGCTGTTGGATGAGGTTGGGGATGATCCTATCAAAAAGGCCGGGCTTATCACGAACATCGTCCAGAGTATCGCGCTTATTCCCGACAACATCAAGCGCTCCGTTTACATACAGGATACGGCAACATTACTCAATACACGTGAAGATGTTGTTATTGCTGCCGTCAATAAAATCAGGATCAGGAACTACGAAAAGAAGAAAGAACAGCACGAGAAGGAGGAATCCCGGGAAGCGGCCGTTGGAACGGCATCCTTACCCGGCGATACTGCAGATAACGGAAGCCGTAAGATCTTAACGGCAAGAAACCCTTACGAGAAACCGGAACGCGAACTGATCCGGTACATCATCCGGTACGGGACGCTACCCATTTTTGTGAGGTATGAAAAAGAAAAACAAAAAGTGGAAGACGAAGAGATTGAAGTGGAGGTAACCATCGAGGACGGACCGTCCGTTATCGAAGTTATCCGGTTCGATCTCATGAGGGATAAATTTATTTTTTCAAGCGAAGCCTTTTTTTCCAACACACTATACCGGGCAATTTTTGACGAAGCCTGCGGAAAGGTAAGTGACGAGTCGTTCGTTTGTGACAGGTATTTTCTTACCCATCACGATCCCGGAATCAGCAAACTGGCTACCGATCTTATCAGCGACAAATACCAGTTGAGCAAGATCCACGCAAAATCAATCGGAGAAAGCGAAGATGAGAAAAGCTCACGCCTTCGCGAACGAAATTCACTGGACAAGTTGGTTATCCGTGCCACCACAGAGCTTAAGAATGCTCACGTGATGCAGCGGATAAACGAAGTGAAAAAAAACATAGAAACTGCAGATGCCCAGCAACAAATGGAGTTGATGAACGAACTTAGGCAATTGCAGGATTTGAAGAAAGTATTGGCCAAGAATCTGGGAGAAAGGATAATACTGAGGTATTAG
- a CDS encoding branched-chain amino acid aminotransferase, whose translation MDTINWADLSFGYMKTDFNIRTYFKDGKWSEPQVDTSEFLNIHMAATCLHYGQEAFEGLKAFKGKDGKIRIFRMRENALRLQSSCHGIMMAELPVELFEEMVLLAVKKNERFVPPYESGASLYIRPLLIGTSAQVGVKPASEYTFLIFVTPVGPYFKEGFKPTPMVILREYDRAAPLGTGTFKVGGNYAASLTAGEKAHKMGYSAVLYLDAKEKKYLDECGPANFFGIKNNTYITPESTSILPSITNKSLMQLAEDMGMKVERRRVPEEELATFEEAGACGTAAVISPILRIDDLVENKTYAFCKDGKAGPISEKLYKKLRAIQYGDEPDTHGWVTIVE comes from the coding sequence ATGGATACGATCAATTGGGCCGATTTATCGTTCGGCTATATGAAAACAGACTTCAATATCCGCACCTATTTCAAGGACGGAAAATGGAGTGAACCACAAGTCGATACCTCCGAGTTTTTAAACATCCACATGGCTGCCACTTGTCTGCATTACGGGCAGGAAGCATTTGAAGGACTAAAAGCCTTTAAAGGAAAAGACGGAAAAATCCGGATTTTCCGTATGCGTGAGAATGCGTTACGTCTGCAATCATCGTGCCACGGGATCATGATGGCAGAGCTTCCTGTGGAACTATTCGAAGAGATGGTTTTATTGGCCGTGAAGAAAAACGAACGGTTTGTGCCGCCTTACGAAAGCGGCGCATCATTATATATCCGCCCGCTCCTGATTGGAACCAGTGCACAGGTGGGAGTAAAACCGGCATCTGAATACACTTTTCTGATCTTTGTAACCCCCGTAGGCCCCTATTTTAAAGAAGGATTCAAGCCTACACCCATGGTGATCTTGCGCGAATATGACCGTGCTGCGCCACTCGGAACCGGGACCTTTAAAGTGGGCGGCAACTATGCCGCAAGCCTCACAGCAGGTGAAAAAGCCCACAAAATGGGTTATTCTGCGGTTCTTTACCTGGATGCCAAAGAGAAAAAATACCTGGATGAATGCGGGCCTGCCAACTTTTTCGGCATCAAAAACAACACCTATATCACGCCCGAATCAACATCCATCTTGCCTTCCATCACCAACAAAAGCCTGATGCAACTGGCAGAAGATATGGGAATGAAAGTGGAACGCCGCCGTGTTCCCGAAGAAGAACTGGCCACCTTTGAAGAAGCCGGAGCGTGCGGAACAGCCGCAGTAATCAGCCCTATCCTGCGCATCGACGACCTGGTGGAAAATAAAACCTATGCATTCTGCAAAGACGGGAAGGCCGGCCCGATCTCGGAAAAACTATATAAGAAACTTCGCGCTATCCAGTACGGTGACGAGCCGGATACGCACGGGTGGGTAACCATCGTTGAATAA
- a CDS encoding CYTH domain-containing protein, with translation MGYEIERKFLVSGEYKSHAYDHYVMKQGYLSLSGISVVRVRVKGEKGYITVKGAVGEGGITRREWEYEVPLRDAEEMLLLCEDAVIEKTRYLVKVGKHTFEVDEFGGENAGLQIAEVELESEEESYEKPGWLGHEVTGNVRYYNSYLSIHPYREWAEQ, from the coding sequence ATGGGCTACGAAATCGAACGTAAATTCCTCGTCAGCGGTGAATATAAATCACATGCTTACGACCATTATGTCATGAAGCAGGGCTATCTCTCCCTGTCGGGTATTAGCGTAGTGCGGGTACGTGTGAAGGGAGAGAAAGGGTATATCACCGTTAAAGGCGCTGTGGGAGAAGGGGGGATCACCCGGCGTGAGTGGGAGTATGAGGTTCCGCTCCGCGATGCGGAAGAGATGCTGCTTCTCTGTGAAGATGCCGTGATTGAGAAAACCCGTTACCTCGTGAAGGTGGGAAAGCATACCTTTGAAGTAGATGAGTTTGGCGGAGAAAATGCAGGGCTGCAAATTGCGGAGGTGGAGCTGGAGAGTGAAGAGGAATCCTACGAAAAACCCGGATGGTTGGGTCACGAGGTTACCGGTAATGTCCGCTATTACAACTCTTATCTTTCCATCCATCCCTACAGGGAATGGGCTGAGCAGTAA